A DNA window from Schistocerca gregaria isolate iqSchGreg1 chromosome 2, iqSchGreg1.2, whole genome shotgun sequence contains the following coding sequences:
- the LOC126337025 gene encoding uncharacterized protein LOC126337025, protein MPRNLSDACWSSDDSSFGWVDMEDIEPAASKKTNTVQERISETEEDSSDDSDNTQFDSESKNRPVLKDEREQKENQKRNDPISTNTSQGRVKNDVSEDSDSTQFDLEFDNRPVLKDAIRSKENKPLNINGDQLKPHETNNSSNHETSGNSASAESGSESSDDSDKKELKPFTKSLLVKKERRSHVLSDDSEVDSSPLKTRSRVKSESGTTQRTTKGDKHVPLIEGVLLDTVQPLPLDIGDNEDVWIVQCPNEMSEATLKGKTLNFNGISCAEQFKGSVLLSANTKPINLLLPKSPLKLTSLTPAGHIIFKEKEMAPYIVHPICNEDNLTSLPTGLKERHPLFGADLSLVQKLSSQLQKRKKKKKKKKQDVSDLGSTFCENENEMPAAENEPKFASSLDDSSRHIKKKKKKRKHLDEETVAFNQDSDTKSHSLHPSFHSGNSPRIKSEQNINGFVIDDYIQSELQQKKHRKVKHESGEAVSPVITDLHPELAYATPSKKRKHKHLEYSFESDRMVAGGTSDEAENILSQKRKKRKYEDASNTSYDMYSTSERTVEPSESVGESSDLVSPKKKKLHKHERDFQRKNIENENNKSDELAIYSEETTLDPVTDGLLHTVKKKKKKIKENDTESVVSPNIKKSSDINLMSTKKKKKLKIENSDRYLGQLNFDAPDTKKSVYDVTGADFDYFDASRKKLHKEERRKFEETGFSAESSGENLTHSKFFKHTPVNSLLKQETSYADHSPVIDVHQKKKKKRKSE, encoded by the exons ATGCCCAGAAATTTATCTGATGCGTGTTGGAGCAGTGATGACAGCAGCTTCGGATGGGTAGATATGGAAGATATAGAACCTGCTGCGTCCAAGAAAACTAATACAGTTCAAGAGAGGATTTCAGAAACTGAAGAAGATTCTAGTGATGATTCTGACAATACACAGTTTGACTCTGAAAGTAAGAACAGGCCCGTACTGAAAGATGAACGAGAGCAAAAAGAGAACCAGAAAAGAAACGATCCAATATCCACCAACACATCACAAGGGCGAGTTAAAAATGATGTTAGTGAGGATTCTGACAGTACACAGTTTGACCTAGAATTTGACAACAGACCTGTACTGAAAGATGCAATAAGGTCAAAAGAAAATAAGCCATTGAATATTAACGGGGACCAGTTAAAACCCCATGAAACTAATAACTCAAGTAACCATGAAACTTCAGGAAACAGTGCTTCTGCGGAATCTGGAAGCGAATCTAGTGATGACAGTGACAAAAAGGAACTGAAACCGTTTACAAAGAGTCTACTAGTTAAGAAGGAGAGACGTTCACACGTGTTGTCAGACGACAGTGAAGTTGATTCTTCACCTTTGAAAACCAGGTCGAGGGTTAAATCAGAGTCAGGAACAACACAGCGAACTACAAAAGGAGACAAGCATGTCCCATTGATAGAAGGTGTTCTCTTAGACACTGTACAGCCATTGCCGTTAGATATTGGTGATAATGAAGATGTGTGGATTGTGCAGTGCCCTAATGAAATGTCAGAAGCGACGCTGAAAGGAAAAACATTGAATTTTAATGGAATTTCTTGTGCAGAACAGTTTAAAGGCAGTGTGCTACTGTCTGCTAATACAAAGCCAATAAATCTCCTGTTGCCTAAAAGTCCATTGAAACTTACAAGTCTAACGCCAGCAGGACACATCATTTTTAAAGAGAAG GAAATGGCTCCATACATTGTTCATCCCATATGTAATGAAGATAATTTAACATCTCTGCCAACTGGGTTGAAAGAACGTCATCCATTATTTGGTGCTGACCTTTCATTGGTACAAAAATTGTCTTCACAActacagaaaagaaagaagaagaaaaagaagaaaaaacaagatgTGTCTGATTTAGGATCTACATTTTGTGAGAATGAAAATGAAATGCCAGCAGCAGAAAATGAACCCAAATTTGCTAGTAGCCTTGATGATTCATCAAGGCAtatcaagaagaaaaagaagaaaagaaagcacttGGATGAGGAAACAGTGGCTTTTAATCAAGATTCAGATACCAAAAGTCATAGTTTACACCCCTCATTCCATTCAGGTAATAGCCCCAGAATCAAAAGTGAACAAAACATAAATGGATTTGTCATTGATGACTATATTCAGTCAGAGCTACAACAAAAGAAACACAGGAAGGTCAAACATGAATCAGGAGAAGCAGTTTCACCAGTAATTACAGATCTTCATCCTGAATTAGCTTATGCTACCccatcaaagaagagaaagcacaaGCATTTGGAGTATTCCTTTGAAAGTGATAgaatggtggcaggaggaacttcaGATGAAGCAGAAAATATATTATCACAAAAAAGGAAGAAACGGAAATATGAGGATGCAAGCAATACTTCATATGACATGTATTCCACTAGTGAAAGGACTGTTGAGCCAAGTGAAAGTGTTGGAGAGAGTTCAGACCTTGTTTCACCAAAAAAGAAGAAACTTCATAAACATGAGAGAGACTTTCAAAGGAAAAATATAGAGAATGAGAATAACAAATCAGATGAATTAGCTATATATTCTGAAGAAACGACTTTGGATCCTGTTACGGATGGTTTGTTGCATACtgtcaagaagaaaaaaaagaaaatcaaagagaaTGACACTGAATCAGTGGTCAGTCCTAATATCAAAAAAAGTTCAGATATAAATTTAATGTCtaccaagaaaaagaagaaactgaaaattgaGAATAGTGACAGATATTTAGGGCAGCTGAATTTTGATGCACCAGACACGAAGAAGAGTGTGTATGATGTTACAGGTGCTGACTTTGATTATTTTGATGCCAgtagaaaaaaactacacaaagaagaaagaaggaagtttgAAGAGACAGGATTCTCAGCTGAATCTTCAGGAGAAAATTTGACTCATAGTAAGTTTTTCAAGCACACACCCGTCAACAGTCTTTTGAAGCAAGAGACAAGTTATGCTGATCATTCTCCAGTAATAGACGTGcaccagaaaaagaaaaagaagagaaaatcaGAGTGA